In the Dama dama isolate Ldn47 chromosome 13, ASM3311817v1, whole genome shotgun sequence genome, one interval contains:
- the CIB2 gene encoding calcium and integrin-binding family member 2 isoform X3, with the protein MGNKQTIFTEEQLDNYQDCTFFNKKDILKLHARFYELAPNLVPMDYRKSPIVHVPMSLIVQMPELRENPFKERIVEAFSEDDFNTDNFICKEDLELTLARLTKSELDEDEVVLVCDKVIEEADLDGDGKLGFADFEDMIAKAPDFLSTFHIRI; encoded by the exons ATGGGGAACAAGCAGACCATCTTCACGGAAGAGCAGCTGGACAACTACCAG GACTGCACCTTCTTCAATAAGAAGGACATCCTCAA GCTCCACGCACGGTTCTATGAGCTGGCCCCCAACCTCGTCCCGATGGACTACAGGAAGAGCCCCATTGTCCACGTGCCCATGAGCCTCATCGTCCAGATGCCGGAGCTCCGG GAGAATCCCTTCAAGGAAAGGATTGTGGAGGCTTTCTCTGAGGATG ACTTCAACACAGACAACTTCATCTGCAAGGAGGACCTGGAGCTGACGCTGGCCCGGCTCACCAAGTCAGAGCTGGACGAGGATGAGGTGGTGCTGGTGTGCGACAAGGTCATCGAGGAGGCTGATCTCGACGGTGATGGCAAGCTGGGCTTCGCGGACTTTGAGGACATGATTGCCAAGGCCCCGGACTTCCTCAG cACTTTCCACATCCGGATCTGA
- the CIB2 gene encoding calcium and integrin-binding family member 2 isoform X2 — MLHARFYELAPNLVPMDYRKSPIVHVPMSLIVQMPELRENPFKERIVEAFSEDGEGNLTFNDFVDMFSVLCESAPRELKASYAFKIYDFNTDNFICKEDLELTLARLTKSELDEDEVVLVCDKVIEEADLDGDGKLGFADFEDMIAKAPDFLSTFHIRI, encoded by the exons AT GCTCCACGCACGGTTCTATGAGCTGGCCCCCAACCTCGTCCCGATGGACTACAGGAAGAGCCCCATTGTCCACGTGCCCATGAGCCTCATCGTCCAGATGCCGGAGCTCCGG GAGAATCCCTTCAAGGAAAGGATTGTGGAGGCTTTCTCTGAGGATGGTGAGGGGAACCTCACCTTCAATGACTTTGTTGACATGTTTTCTGTGCTCTGTGAGTCGGCTCCCCGCGAGCTCAAGGCCAGCTACGCCTTCAAGATCTACG ACTTCAACACAGACAACTTCATCTGCAAGGAGGACCTGGAGCTGACGCTGGCCCGGCTCACCAAGTCAGAGCTGGACGAGGATGAGGTGGTGCTGGTGTGCGACAAGGTCATCGAGGAGGCTGATCTCGACGGTGATGGCAAGCTGGGCTTCGCGGACTTTGAGGACATGATTGCCAAGGCCCCGGACTTCCTCAG cACTTTCCACATCCGGATCTGA
- the CIB2 gene encoding calcium and integrin-binding family member 2 isoform X4, with translation MDYRKSPIVHVPMSLIVQMPELRENPFKERIVEAFSEDGEGNLTFNDFVDMFSVLCESAPRELKASYAFKIYDFNTDNFICKEDLELTLARLTKSELDEDEVVLVCDKVIEEADLDGDGKLGFADFEDMIAKAPDFLSTFHIRI, from the exons ATGGACTACAGGAAGAGCCCCATTGTCCACGTGCCCATGAGCCTCATCGTCCAGATGCCGGAGCTCCGG GAGAATCCCTTCAAGGAAAGGATTGTGGAGGCTTTCTCTGAGGATGGTGAGGGGAACCTCACCTTCAATGACTTTGTTGACATGTTTTCTGTGCTCTGTGAGTCGGCTCCCCGCGAGCTCAAGGCCAGCTACGCCTTCAAGATCTACG ACTTCAACACAGACAACTTCATCTGCAAGGAGGACCTGGAGCTGACGCTGGCCCGGCTCACCAAGTCAGAGCTGGACGAGGATGAGGTGGTGCTGGTGTGCGACAAGGTCATCGAGGAGGCTGATCTCGACGGTGATGGCAAGCTGGGCTTCGCGGACTTTGAGGACATGATTGCCAAGGCCCCGGACTTCCTCAG cACTTTCCACATCCGGATCTGA
- the CIB2 gene encoding calcium and integrin-binding family member 2 isoform X1: protein MGNKQTIFTEEQLDNYQDCTFFNKKDILKLHARFYELAPNLVPMDYRKSPIVHVPMSLIVQMPELRENPFKERIVEAFSEDGEGNLTFNDFVDMFSVLCESAPRELKASYAFKIYDFNTDNFICKEDLELTLARLTKSELDEDEVVLVCDKVIEEADLDGDGKLGFADFEDMIAKAPDFLSTFHIRI, encoded by the exons ATGGGGAACAAGCAGACCATCTTCACGGAAGAGCAGCTGGACAACTACCAG GACTGCACCTTCTTCAATAAGAAGGACATCCTCAA GCTCCACGCACGGTTCTATGAGCTGGCCCCCAACCTCGTCCCGATGGACTACAGGAAGAGCCCCATTGTCCACGTGCCCATGAGCCTCATCGTCCAGATGCCGGAGCTCCGG GAGAATCCCTTCAAGGAAAGGATTGTGGAGGCTTTCTCTGAGGATGGTGAGGGGAACCTCACCTTCAATGACTTTGTTGACATGTTTTCTGTGCTCTGTGAGTCGGCTCCCCGCGAGCTCAAGGCCAGCTACGCCTTCAAGATCTACG ACTTCAACACAGACAACTTCATCTGCAAGGAGGACCTGGAGCTGACGCTGGCCCGGCTCACCAAGTCAGAGCTGGACGAGGATGAGGTGGTGCTGGTGTGCGACAAGGTCATCGAGGAGGCTGATCTCGACGGTGATGGCAAGCTGGGCTTCGCGGACTTTGAGGACATGATTGCCAAGGCCCCGGACTTCCTCAG cACTTTCCACATCCGGATCTGA